In Actinomadura citrea, a single window of DNA contains:
- a CDS encoding methyltransferase, translating to MDEISWREDGRDHRVRWRSESGAPPPRRVVVADDETRADDAYRLACEGTALLWRGDFQNARQLLKAMARRIDRPPRRRRHKPEPDRAQAFHLYRQARAQRARTLGMLLIPFDPGHVIPLRRAPDVQDACTEAYGTDDQPYITSLRELLGLVGAHEWREKGVPIPALGSDRVHPHYGVFSPIRGEYVDLVGEAPLPPTKTAFDVGTGTGVLAAVLARRGIEHVVATDQDPRALVCAQENVDRLEVNVEVVQADLFPDGRAGLAVCNPPWVPAKPSTPLEHAVYDPGSRMLRGFLSGLAGHLEPGGEGWLILSDLAEHLGLRTRDELLEMIASSGLRVAGRLDTAPRHPRAADPDDPLHAARAAETTSLWRLTAG from the coding sequence GTGGACGAGATCTCCTGGCGGGAGGACGGCCGGGACCATCGCGTCCGCTGGCGGTCGGAGAGCGGCGCGCCGCCGCCCCGCCGCGTCGTGGTGGCCGACGACGAGACGCGCGCGGACGACGCCTACCGCCTGGCGTGCGAGGGCACCGCGCTGCTGTGGCGCGGCGACTTCCAGAACGCGCGGCAGCTTCTCAAGGCCATGGCGCGCCGGATCGACCGTCCCCCACGGCGGCGCAGGCACAAACCCGAACCGGACCGCGCCCAGGCGTTCCACCTGTACCGGCAGGCGCGCGCCCAGCGCGCGCGGACGCTCGGCATGCTGCTCATACCGTTCGACCCCGGTCACGTGATTCCGCTACGGCGAGCACCAGACGTCCAGGACGCCTGTACGGAGGCCTACGGGACGGACGACCAGCCCTACATCACCTCACTGCGAGAACTGCTCGGCCTGGTCGGCGCACACGAATGGCGTGAGAAGGGCGTCCCGATTCCTGCGCTGGGCAGCGACCGCGTACACCCGCACTACGGCGTCTTCTCACCGATCAGGGGCGAATACGTCGATCTGGTGGGCGAGGCACCGCTTCCGCCGACGAAAACGGCGTTCGACGTTGGAACCGGTACGGGCGTCCTGGCAGCGGTTCTGGCTCGTCGTGGCATCGAGCACGTCGTCGCCACTGACCAGGACCCGCGTGCGCTGGTCTGCGCCCAAGAGAACGTCGACCGTCTGGAAGTGAACGTCGAGGTCGTCCAAGCCGACCTCTTCCCGGACGGACGCGCCGGTCTGGCCGTCTGCAACCCGCCCTGGGTCCCGGCCAAGCCCAGCACGCCCCTGGAGCACGCCGTTTACGATCCGGGCAGCCGGATGCTGCGCGGTTTCCTGTCCGGCCTCGCCGGCCACCTCGAACCGGGCGGGGAGGGGTGGCTGATCCTGTCCGACCTGGCCGAACACCTGGGCCTCCGCACGCGGGACGAGCTCCTGGAGATGATCGCCTCGTCCGGCCTGCGGGTCGCGGGCAGGCTCGACACCGCCCCGCGCCACCCGCGCGCCGCCGATCCCGACGACCCCCTCCACGCGGCCCGCGCCGCCGAGACCACGTCCCTGTGGCGGCTCACCGCCGGGTGA
- a CDS encoding YrdB family protein — protein sequence MRLPGPLHALNEGLAFLLELAAIAALAWWGFTAGGNVLVNVVLGVGAPAAAIVLWGLFAAPRARFTIALPLVLLVKAAVFGAGALALDGVGHATAAVAFAVIALLNTALATIDRDAHFRAAAG from the coding sequence GTGCGTCTACCTGGGCCATTGCATGCCCTCAACGAGGGGCTCGCCTTCCTGCTGGAACTCGCCGCCATCGCCGCGCTCGCCTGGTGGGGCTTCACGGCGGGCGGGAACGTGCTGGTGAACGTCGTCCTCGGGGTCGGGGCGCCCGCCGCGGCGATCGTCCTGTGGGGCCTGTTCGCCGCGCCACGGGCCCGGTTCACGATCGCGCTGCCGCTCGTCCTGTTGGTGAAGGCCGCCGTGTTCGGTGCGGGCGCGCTCGCCCTCGATGGCGTCGGCCACGCCACGGCCGCCGTCGCCTTCGCGGTGATCGCCCTGCTCAACACAGCCCTGGCGACAATCGACCGTGACGCCCACTTCCGCGCGGCCGCCGGGTGA
- a CDS encoding helix-turn-helix transcriptional regulator, which translates to MEMDRKELADFLRRSRERLRPQEVGLTAGPRRRTPGLRREEVSQLAGMSADYYMRLEQARSPQPSTQLLGALARALRLTIDERDHLYVLAGHRPPAGPFAGEYVRPSMLYLLDRLHETPAQIIGDLGDLLAQNALAEALFGCVCTVEEPDRNIVWRWFTDPFVREAYPEEEHEPHGRRHVALLRAAVARRGNDAAASALVERLHAASGEFTRVWDRHEVAVERTSRMKVVHPEVGLIEFDTEALLTPAEDQRLVVFTPPPGTGSIELLDLLRVIGPETAHRSHR; encoded by the coding sequence ATGGAGATGGACCGCAAGGAGCTCGCCGACTTCCTCCGCCGCTCCCGCGAGCGGCTCCGCCCGCAGGAGGTCGGGCTGACGGCGGGCCCGCGGCGCCGGACGCCGGGGCTGCGCCGCGAGGAGGTGTCGCAGCTCGCCGGCATGTCGGCGGACTACTACATGCGCCTTGAGCAGGCCCGCAGCCCGCAGCCGTCCACACAGCTGCTCGGCGCGCTGGCCCGCGCGCTGCGGCTCACGATCGACGAGCGCGACCACCTGTACGTCCTCGCCGGCCACCGCCCGCCCGCCGGGCCGTTCGCGGGCGAGTACGTCCGGCCGAGCATGCTGTACCTGCTGGACCGGCTGCACGAGACCCCGGCGCAGATCATCGGCGACCTCGGCGACCTGCTGGCCCAGAACGCGCTGGCCGAGGCCCTTTTCGGGTGCGTCTGCACGGTGGAGGAGCCCGACCGGAACATCGTGTGGCGGTGGTTCACCGACCCGTTCGTCCGGGAGGCGTACCCGGAGGAGGAGCACGAGCCGCACGGCCGCCGGCATGTCGCCCTGCTGCGGGCGGCCGTCGCGCGCCGGGGCAACGACGCGGCCGCGTCCGCCCTGGTCGAACGGCTGCACGCGGCCAGCGGCGAGTTCACCCGGGTCTGGGACCGGCACGAGGTCGCCGTCGAGCGCACCAGCCGGATGAAGGTCGTGCACCCGGAGGTCGGCCTCATCGAGTTCGACACCGAGGCGCTGCTGACCCCGGCCGAGGACCAGCGGCTCGTCGTCTTCACGCCGCCGCCCGGCACCGGCAGCATCGAGCTTCTCGACCTGCTGCGCGTCATCGGTCCTGAGACCGCGCACCGCAGCCACCGCTGA